CCGCCCGAAGGCACCGACTGGTCGGACGTTGCGGACTTCGATTACTCGCAGCCGGGCCTTCGCGAATACATGACCGAAAGCCTCGCTTACTGGGTGCGGGAATTCGATATCGACGGATACCGGGCAGATGTCGCGGGTTACGTCCCGCTCGATTTCTGGGAGACGGCACGCAAGCAGCTCGACGCGATCAAGCCGGTCTTTATGCTCGCCGAATGGGAGACGCGCGACCTCCATGCCAAGGCGTTCGATGCAACCTATGGCTGGGAATGGAAGGAAAATCTCCAGCGGGTCGCTAAGGGCGAGGGCAATGCGAACGCAATACGCGGCTATTATGCGGGGCAGAAGGAAACCTGGCCGCACGCCGCCTATCGCATGAACTACACCGACAACCACGACCAGAATTCGTGGGACGGCGTGGCGAGCGAAATCTATGGGCCGGCCTATGAAGCCGCGATTGCGCTGTCTTTCGTGGGGCCGGGAATTCCTTTGATCTACAATGGGCAAGAGGCCGATCTCGCCAAACAGCTCGAATTCTTCGAGAAGGACGAGATCGAGTGGAAGACCGGCCGGTATGACAGCCTCTTTCGTCAGCTGATCGCTTTGAAAACTAAAGAGCCGGCACTGTGGAACGGTCGCTATGGCGCTCAATTAGTCGATGTGCCCAACAGCGCGCCGGGCGATGTGCTCAGCTTCGTGCGGGGGGACACGGGCGACCGGGTCTTCGCCGTATTCAACCTTTCGCCGCGTGCGCATGACGTGACGTTCGAACTCGCGCGCCACGAAGGCACTTTCATCAACGCGCTCGACGGCACCGAAGCGATATTCGGCCCGGACAAGGGCGATGCCTATGGCGTATCGCTTGAGCCTTGGGATTACCGGATTTTCCGCGAGGCCGATTGAGGGAGTAACGACATGAAACAGAAATTGGGCCTTATCATTTCGGTGGCGCTGCTCTCCGGCATCGCTACTCCCCTCCACGCCGAAACGCTCGATGTGTCTTCGCCGGACGGCTCGATTACCGTCACGGTGTCCGACGATGGCGGACATGCGACCTATGCCGTCGCCTATGGCGGCACGCAGGCGATGGAGCCGGCACGGCTGGGATTGCTGTTTGCCGATCATCACGGCTTCGAGGATGACCTTGCGATCGCCGGTTCGACCCGCGCCGCGGTCGACCAGAGCTGGGAGCAACCCTGGGGCGAACGGCGGATCGTGCGGGACAATCACAACGAGCTGGCCGTAACCTTCGCTACCGAAGAAGGCCCTGACCGGGAAATGGTCGTGCGCTTCCGGGTCTTCGATAGCGGCATCGGTTTCCGGTATGAACTGCCCGAGCAGGATGCTTTGCAAGGCGACGTGCGCATCACCGATGAGCTGACCCAGTTCAATATCGGGAGCGAGGCGGACGCATGGTGGACGCCGAGCCGCCAGTTCAACCGTTACGAATATATCTACCGTACCGGCGCGGCGGGCACTGTCGCCGATGCGCACACGCCGGTCACCTTCCGTCAGCCCACGGGGCTGCATATTTCGATCCACGAAGCGGCGCTGGTCGATTATTCGGGAATGTCGCTCCTCGCGCTTCGGCCAGGCAATTTCGAAGCTGCCCTGCGCCCAGGATCGGACGGAATCAAAGTCCACACCAAGGCGCCGTTCAAATCGCCCTGGCGCACCATCCAAGTCGCGCCCGATGCGGTTGGCCTCATAAATTCCGATATCATCCTAAATCTCAATGAGCCGAATAAGCTCGGTGACGTGTCCTGGGTCGAACCGGGCAAATATGTCGGCATCTGGTGGGCTATGCATATCCGCGATCGCACCTGGGGCAATGACGGCATCCACGGCGCGAACAACGAGGACACGCGGCGCTACATCGATTTCGCAGCCGAACACGGTTTCAAGGGCGTACTGGTAGAAGGCTGGAACACCGGTTGGGACGGTGACTGGTTCAATAATGGCGAGCTGTTCAGTTTTACCGAGCACTATCCCGATTTCGACCTTGAGCAGCTTGCCGCATATGCGCGCTCGAAGGGTGTGCGCATCATCGGCCATCACGAAACCAGCGGGAACGTGAGCAATTACGAAGCGCAGATGGAGGACGCTTTCGACCTCTATCAGCGCAATGGCATCACCCAGGTGAAAACCGGTTATGTCGCCGATGCGGGCGATATCGTGCGCCACGATGCGAACGGCGTGAAGCAATATGAATGGCATGACAGCCAGTTCATGGTCGGCCATCACCTGCGCGTGGTCGAGGCGGCGGCGAAACGGGGCATCTCGATCAACGCGCACGAACCGGTGAAGGATACCGGGCTGCGCCGCACCTATCCCAACTGGATGACCCGCGAAGGCGCGCGGGGCATGGAATTCAACGCGTGGGGTACGCCGCCCAACCCGCCAGAGCACATATCCATCCTCGCTTTCACGCGAATGCTGTCGGGTCCGATGGATTTCACTCCCGGGATCTTCGATCTGAAGCCGAACGAGAAGCCGCCGGTGCGCGAGGATATGCAGCGCGGCGACCCGTCGAACCGGCCGCAAACCACGTTGGCAAAGCAGCTGGCGCTTTATGTCGTGCTCTATTCGCCATTGCAGATGGCTGCCGACCTGCCCGAGAATTACGAGGCGCGCATGGATGCCTTCCAGTTCATCAAGGATGTCGAGGCCGATTGGGAGGATTCGATCGCGCTTCAGGGCGAGGTGGGCGAATTCGTCGCGATCGCGCGGCAGGGGCGCAAGAGCAAGGAATGGTTCCTGGGTGCGGTCACCGATGAAACTCCGCGCGATCTGTCGATACCGCTTACATTCCTCGAAGACGGTGTGACCTACACTGCGCAGGTCTATCGCGACGGAACCGACGCGCACTGGGACACCAATCCCTATTCCTATCTGATCGAAGAGATGGAGGTGACCTCAGCGAGCGTGCTCGAAGCTGGGCTTGCATCCTCGGGCGGCATCACAGTGCGTTTCGTCCCGAAAGGTTGACGCTTAGCTCAATCGAGCAAGGCGTTGACGTAGTCGCCGATTGCAAGACTGGCGGTGAGGCCCGGGGATTCGATCCCGAACAGGTTGACCAGCCCTGGCACACCATGCGCCTTCGGTCCGTCGATGCGGAAATCGCTTGAGGGATCACCCGGCCCCGAAATCTTGGGCCGGATCCCTGTGTAGTCGGGCGATAGCTGGGATGCATCGATATCAGGAAGGAACCTGCTGATCGCGCGTGTGAACACCGGCAGGCGGCTTTCATCGAATGTGTAGTCCACATCCTTGATCCACACGACGTCAGGACCAAACCGCGCTTGTCCGGCCAGGTCGAGCGTCAGGTGGATGCCAAGCCCCCCGGGTTCGGGGATCGGATAGACCAACCGCTCGCAAGGTGCCTTGCCGGTAAAGTGATAGTAATGACCGATGGCGTAGTTTTCGGGCGGGATCGCCGTTCCCGGAATACCATCGAACGAATGCGCAATGCTGGGTGCCCACAAGCCCGCGCTATTCACGAGCATGCGCGACCTGATTCGAGTGGCATTCTCGCCGCCGGTTTCGACAACGAACTCTTCATCCGAGACATGTCCGCCTGCGACCGGCGTATTGCAGACCACCATCCCGCCATGCGCTTCGAGATCTCCCTGCAGCGCCAGCATCAGCGCATGGCTGTCGATAATCCCAGTGGAGGGTGAGCGAAGCGCGGCAGTGCACTCGACTGCTGGTTCAAGCTTTCGTACGTCCGCCTTAGAAAGCGACCGGAGATCGCGCACACCGCTCGCGATCGCGTTTTCCTTGATCGCCTGCAACTGGCCGAGCTGTCCCGCATTTGTCGCGACGATCAGCTTGCCGAGCCTTTTGTGCGGGATACCGCGTTCCTCGGCGAAGGCGTAGAGCTGCTTCTTTCCTCGCACACACAGCTTCGCCTTGAGGCTACCGGGCGCATAGTAGATGCCCGCATGGATGACTTCGGAATTGCGGCTGCTCGTATGCGTTCCGATGTGCGATTCCGCCTCGAGCACGATAACTTCGCGTCCTGCCCGCGCCAGCGCGGCCGCGCAGGCGAGACCGACGACGCCTGCGCCGATCACGATGCACTCTGTCTCGTCCAATGGCGGATACCCCCTGCGCAACCAGGTCTAGACGCGTGGGGTATAACAGCGGTGAAGGCTAAGGTCAGCGGGCAATCTGGGCTCGTCTCAAAAGGGATTTGCCCGAAGGCATTACGACCGAAGAGCGCTGGCTGCCCCTGCCAATTTGGCGGTAAAACGTGGGCATGAACATGGCGACGACCATACCGTTGTCCAGCATACCCAAGGAAAGCTGGGATAAGATCCCGGCCAGTCCGCGCACGCCAATGCGCCAGTATATCTGGGCGAAATCCTATCAGGAGACGCTCGCACAAGGCGATGTGCGGGCGTTTCTGGTCGGCTCTGCATCGGACCCGGTTGCGCTGGCACCTTTCGCCGTGCCGTCTTCGGGGCCAAAAAGACCGGTCTTGCTGGGCGCGGAGGATTTGTGGGAATCGATCGAAGTCGCCGCTGGGGACGAGCGGGCCTTGATGGAGCTGGCGCAGCGGATCGCCAATTGCGGAACTCCGCTGCGATTCGGACATCACCCCACCGATACGCGCTTTCTCGAGCTTCTTGCCGAGGCCTGCCGCGGGAAGGCCCACATCGTTACGGTGATGCAGCCGACGCGGGCGATGCCTCGAATCGAACTCGATTCCTCGTGGGCCGAGCCTGAAAGCCATTTCAACAGCCGTCGCCGGTCCGATTTCCGCCGCATGGGGCGCAAGGCGGCTAAGATTGGCGAAGTCACCTTCGAAATTGTCGAGCCGCGCCGGGATGAGCTGCGCATCCTGCTGGACGAGGCTTTCGCAGTCGAGGCAAAGGGATGGAAAGGCCGCTCTGGCACCGCAATCAGCCAGGACGAGAAAACCGAAGCCTTCTACCGCGATTACGCCCGGCGCGCGGCGCACGAGGGCATTCTCCGGCTGTGCTTCATGCGGATAGACGGCAAGGCAGCAGCGATGCAATTCGCCGTCGAGTGCGACCGCGCGTTCTGGCTCATCAAGGTTGGCTATGACGAGGCTTTCAAGGGGGTCTCGCCGGGCAATCTCTTGATGCGCGAGACGATCCGGTATGCCGCGCTCAAGGGGCTCAAATCCTATGAATTCATGGGCAAGGAGGCGGGCTGGACCAAGCTCTGGGCCGGCGATGCCCGCCCGATCGCTACGCTGCGGACTTACCCGTACAACCTTGCCGGTCTGTCGGCTTTTGCCGGCGATGGTCTCGCTGTGCTTCAAAAGAAGCTGGCCGAGCGAATGAAACGGCGGGGAGCCGATGCGTAAATTACTCGCACCACTTGCCATGCCGATCGTCAAGCAGGCCACGCGCAAATATGTCGCCGGCGACAAGCTCGACGACGCGCTCGGACTGGCCGAAGACGCCGCGCAAGCGGGCTTCACTGGGACGCTTTGCTACTGGAACAGCAGCGAAGAGGGGCCGCCACAAGTCGCCGACGAGTATCTCAGGATCCTTGATCATAGCGCCGAGCGCAGCCTCGACGTGGCGCTCGCAATGAAGCTTCCAGAGCTCTGGGAGCGGCAGGAGGAGGTCGACCGCGTGGTGAAGCGCGCGCGGAAGAATTGCCAGCAGGTCGTTTTCGACGCGCACGATCCGCACAAGAGCGACGACATTATCGCTAGCCTCGAAAAAACCGGCCCTGAAGGAATGGGGTGGGCGATCCCAGGGCGCTGGCATCGCAGCCTCGAAGACGCTGAACGCGCGATCGAATTCGGAGTCAGGGTTCGCGTGGTGAAGGGGCAATGGGCGGACCCGCACGACCCTGACATGGATCTTCGCGGAGGATATCTGCGGGTGATAGAGAGGCTTGCCGGTCGCGCGGCCTTTGTCGGAGTTGCGACGCATGACGCGCCGCTTGCCGCGAAGGCGATGCAAATCCTCGCCGATGCGGGAACGCCGTTCGAGCAGGAATTCGTGTTTCCGCTCCCCATCGAGCCTGCGATGAAAGAGGGCAGACGTTTCGGGGCGAACGCACGGCTCTACCTCCCTTACGGTTCGGCCTGGCTACCCTATTCGCTGTCACGCGCGGTGAAGAACCCGATCATGCTCTACTGGCTCGCCCGCGACACGATTACTGGGCGTACTTTCAAGGTTCCCCAGCGCGTACCTGCGTGACATTCACCACCTCAGTGGTTTGCGCTTGTAGGCGTGGACGTAGTCTACCTCCATCACGACCGAGCCTGGCGTTGCATCCGTCATCTCGCTCGTGTCGGCGGGGAAGGAGATCAGCGGGTAGAACGGCTGGTGAAATTCCTCCCGCGTTTCGGTCCGCCAGATCTCTTCGCGATTGAGATAGAACACGGTCCGGTCCTCCGCGATTTCGACACCGTAGGTGTTGAAACTCTCGCTGAGCATGCCGGGTTCGACGCTGGCCTTGGTCGTCGCGTTTATTTTCGAGCTGTCGGTCTTGCTCGGATGCCGGATGACCCCGAGGCTGAACTGGCCCGGTTCGTGCGTGCGGAATTCGAACACGTCGATCTCGGGAGAGCCGCGCCGGTTATCGACGCCGATGAGCCAGAAGGAAGGCCAGAATCCCGGAGCCTTCGGCAGCTTCGCACGGGTTTCGAAATAGCCAAACTTCTGCGCGAAGCCGCTGTTGCACGCGTCCCATGCCGAAAGCATGCCGGAGGTCCAGCGGCCGTCTTCGCCGCGCTTCGCCTCGATCCGCAGTATGCCATCCTCGGTGGTGAACGGGAAACCTTCCTTGGGTGCCGCAAACCGTGCCGAGCCGAAATCCCCGCCCCACGGCGTGTGGGCGATCCAGCGAGTGAGGCACCCCCATTCGGAAACGTCGAGGCCGTCGAAATCCTCGCGGAAGGAGGGCTCGAATTGCGTAAGGTCCAGTGTTGTGGATGAGGAGCTTTTTGCAGGTCGCGCGGCGCCATCGCAGCTGAAAAGACCGAGCATCGCGAATATCGCCAAGGCCGGATAGGCGAGGCTTGCTACGCCGTACCGCATGTCACAACTTCGATGCCGTAACCCAGGCGGCCTCATCAACTGTGAGGTCCGGGTGGAGGAAGTCGACGAGCAGCACCACGCGCGGATCGCCGGAATTATTCTGCGCCTGGTGGTGGTAGGAGGAATCGAAAATCATCGCCTCGCCGCGCTTCCATTCGCGCTTGATCCCGGCGACTTCCATGAAGCCGTTGCCCGGCACGATCAGCGGCAGGTGCATGGTGAGGAAGACATTCGAGACGTCGCGGTGCGGCTTTATCACGCCCCCACCGCCGAGCACCGAGAACATCGCATCGCGAAACGCTGGGTAGTGCGGGATGGTCTTGATCAGCGCAGCCGTTTGCGGGGCGAGGGCGATATTCTCCGGGATTTCGCGGTGCCGCGTCGCGAACTGGAAACTCTGCCAGAAATTGCCCTCGAGCCCTGCATATTTGTAGGTCGTGATTGCCGAGCTGTTGCGCTCCATAACCTCTTCGAATTCGGCCTGAATGGTGTCGACGGCGTCCTCGAACGCGGCGACCCAGGGGAAGTCGGCGGTGTCGTGCCAAGGTTTCGAGGTGAGTCCTGCAAAGGTGAAGCCTTGCGGGTCGGGCCTCACCGATGTGTCGCCAGACCCGCTTTCGCTCGCGATCGAGGCAGCCACCCGGTCGAGGCCATGATGCCCGGCGAGGTTGGCCTCCATCAGTTGGTGGCCCTTGCGATAGGCGATCAATCGCCGCGCCGCCGATATGATCAGCAGCGCGGATATTCCGAGCGGGGCAAGGATCGCGCCGGCGATCAACGCCGCTTCGATCAGGCGTGCAATCGATGCGTCCCCGGCAACAACCAGCAGGATCGCTGCAGCAACCAAAACAAGTCCACCCAAAGTCAGCGCAGGTTGCATCAGGCGTTCTACATGCAGCTTTACGCTCGTCCCCCAGAACAGCTCGACGCCGCTCGCGCCTATCGACCAGGCGAAGCGCAGCCCGAACAGGATCAGCGCAGTAAGGAGTAACGCTGCCGATCCAGAGAGAGCAAGGCTCGCTTCTCCCGCCTGCGACAGTGCAACAAGCGCGAGATAGGCCCCGCATGCGACGAGCAGGACCGCCTGGACCACCAGGAACAGGAAGATCCGCTTGAAGCCGTTTATGCCGTCCATCGTGCCGCCTCGTTCATCGCTTCGTCGCCCATCCTGCCGATCGGTAGATCGCGCCGCGCAGCGCGATGAGTGCGTCCCTGTTGCGCCGCCCGAAAGCCGACTTCTTCACCCGCTTCTCGATTGCTGAAACCGGGCTGAGATAGGCGCTCTTGGCGAGCGCCTTGTGGCAGGCTGCGACGATATCGGGGCGACGCCCTTTCGCGAGACCCTCGATCTCGCGGATGAAGGACTTGTCGCTCTCTGTGCGCAGGAAGATCGTCGCGATCTTTGCCGGCGAGTAATCCGACCAGTCGAAGGCGACGAACTGCTCTGTCTCGCCGTCGCTGCACAGGTCGAGCGTGACCATCGTGCGCAGGCATTTCGGGCAGTGGCTGCAATTGGAATACCCCACGTCCTCGACGCGGTTGTCGCAAACATTGAGGCTCTCGATGAATTCGGGCGAGCACGCGATGAAGGCGGTCTTTTCCGCGCGCTGGTAGGTCGAGCCATCGTGGATGATCCGCATGCGGTTGCCCGACCAAAGCGGATCGACGAGCGGGCTCGATCCCCACGGCATGAGCCCGCCGAATGTGTGAGAGGAGGCCATCAGCCCCGTGCCGACTGCGCGCGAGAGGATGTGGAGCACGCTCGCCAGCCCGGCACCGTGGCCGACATCGGCCCACCGGTCGGCGAGCTGGCGGTCGAATGTCATCATGTTGGTGAACATCGTCACGAATTCGAGGCCGCGGTGCCTGGCTGAGGCTTCCAGAGTGCTGAGATTGGTCCGATCGAGATCAACCTTGGCGGTCGGCGTGTGGAATATGTGAACCGCGTGCGTGAGCTCGCGTCGCGTCGCGCTTTCAGGCCGGGCCGAGTTGCCGCCACTGTGGCGCAGCAACGTGAACATGCTGTCCACCCCGCCAGAAAGCAGGCATACGGCGCCGGGTGCCGGATCTTTCGGGACCTCACCGGCATCGCGGATACCCCCCAATTCGGGCAATTCGAATTCGGGATACCATTGGCGCATCTGAGCGAGCCCTGAGCGGACATTTCGGTGAAGCAACGGGTCGACCTCGATGTCTCCAAGGTCGATATCCTCGCTCCGAACCAGAGCGAGCATTCCGGCAAGTGGCAGGATCGCTTCGTCGATCTCGCTGATCATCCCCTCGAAAGTTTCGGCTACGAGGAAGAACACGCGCTCGTCGAGATCTCCGCGGTCGGAGGTGAAGCGATAGGTCTTTCCGGTGAGGCCGGCTGGGGGCGGAACGGAATCGCGAGACAGTATGATCATTGCGAAATCGCCTCCTTGGTCCGGCTAAGCGGAATAGTGCTGGCGGGCGAATCCGAGCTCGGTGCGCGGTCGGCGGACAGGACTTCGCGGTAGAGTTCCAGCAGACGCTCGAGCCAGCTTTCGTGGATGGTCGACAAGTCGCTCGTATCCTCGAATGCCCGACGGCTGGCGCGCGCTACGGCCTCATCGTCGTCGAGTGTCCCGATAGCGTCGGCCAGCGATCCGGGTTTCCGGTCCGCTGCAAGGAATGCGCAGCCACGCTCCGCCGCCTCGCGTCCGATGAACGAATCCGCAAAGGCCACCAGCGGCACCCCGCTTTGCAGCGCTTCCAATGCGACAAGGCCGAAGGGTTCGGGTAGCCGGCTCGGCATGACGAGCCCTCGCGCCTTCGAGATCAGCTGCGCGATCTGCTCGTGCGATTTCCAGCCTTCCCACTGCACTTGCGGATACTGCGCGGCGAGGCGCTCGCGATCGGAGCCTTCTCCGATCACCCTGATGGGGCGGCCCGCTTCGATCGCGACCGAGATTGCGAGGTCCGCGCCTTTCTCATGCTCGATCCGCCCGATGAAGAAGACTTCGCGGTTCTTTTCGGCCTGTACACGGTCGCGCACGAATGGCCTCACCGGATTGCGCACCACGCGCATCCGGTCCCTCGAAATCCCCGCCCGCGCAAGGTGATCCGCCATGTAGGGATGGATCATCGCGATTAACGCGCGCGTGCTGCCGAGGTCTAGTGCGGTCTTTTTGACCGCCATCCGCGCGGTCCGAAACAGCTTCTGCGCGTAACTGCGCTTGTCGCAATTTGCCGCGAAACAGCCTGCGCTCATGGGCTTGCGAGTGCAGACCTCGCCATCGACGAAGTCGAAATAGGTCCCGTTCGGACAGGCGTGGAAGAAGTCGTGAGCATGGATCACGAGACTGTCCTCGACGCGCGCCAGAGCCCCCATCACCGATGGCGAGAGGACTTGCGCCCAACCGTGAAGATGGAACACAGTCTCCGGGCCGGCGAATTCGCGGATAACCTTGCAGACGAGAGCATGTGCATCGCGGTTCCACAGGCCCTTCGCCGTGCGGGCAAGGGCGGGAAGCTCGAGCAATGGTCTGCCACCGAGCGCAATCAGTTCGACAGAGGAGGGCAGCTCCGCCTGCGTTCCATCATCGCCGGTGACGTACACCACCTCGTGACCGGCTTCCGAAAGCAGTCGCGCGGAAAGCAACGCTAATGAAGTTGCGCCGCCCAGTGCCGCCGAGCGATCGTTGAGGATGACGATCCGGCGCGGGTTCATGTGGCCCTCACGGCAATGGGACGCGCGCCCAGGAGCTTGGAGCCATAGGCGCGGCGCGCGTCCATTATGAACACGCCGGACGAATGGTCGACATGATGGCAGCCGATCGTGCTTTGCTCGACCTCCGGTTCGATCCGGCGGATCTCGCGCTCGGCATAGGTGTCCATCGAAAGCTCGGTGACTTCGAGCAGTGCAAGGCCATAGCCATAGGAGCCGTGACTGGTGATCTGTCCGGGACGGATAAGACGGCCTTCGCTGACGAAAGGGCGCCCGCCATTTCGGGCACGGGTGGAATCGACAACGACCGGGTTAAGCGGATGCGGCTCGATATTTGCGAGGTCCGGACCGCTCACCTTGAATACATGCAGTTCGGCGCAGTGATCGACGAAATCGTGGCGGCTGAGATTGGTGAAGAGCCAGCACTCGTCATTCCACTCCACGAATACCGTGTCGGCGGCGGACTCGCCTTCGAGGCCTGTCGCGTGAAGTTCCCAGCGGTGAGGGAAATCGGCGCAGCGCCATACCTCTATGCGCTCCCTCTCGTGCGTTTCGGGAATGAGGAAAATTTCGCCGTCGTGCTCGAAGACGAAGGGGTAAGAGCAATGCACATCGCCGAAATCGAGCGGGGTCACATCGATGAGCGTGTCACCCTCGATCCGCCCCACGCAAATGCTTCCCAGCTTGGTGCGGTAATTGTAGGATTCGAAAAAGACCCAGCGCTCGTCCTCTGTCTCAAACAGGAAGGGGTCGGCGCGGAACTCGCCCTTAGGCTGTTTGAGCTCGGTAAGACGTTCGAGGGAAGAACCAAGCACTTCCCCTTCGCCCAGAACCAAAGACCAGTTCTCGGGCTGGGCACCGATTTTCTTGAGGAGACTATCTGCCCCACGGCGCGCGATTCTCGTGCCAAGTCCAAAGCTGTAGCGCAGGCATTCCAGCGGGGTAGGCGAGCGAAGCGGGATCGGCGCGTTATCGAGGCTTGGCGGCACGAAAGCAGCGCCGCGGTCCGGTTGGCGAGCGGTTCGGCGCAGTTCCTTTTCGACCAGGGATGACAGCACGGCCTTGGCATATTCGGCGTTGAAGGTTGCGCTGATTTTCGTGTTGCTCTTGCTCACGGCGAGCAGGCCGCGCGAGCCGCCCGCCCTATGCGCTATGATGCCGCTTTTGGTGATCGGGCGGGCTTCCAGGCATTCTCGAAAGCCGAATGTCCCGACCATATCCGGGCCGCTCACATTGAAGTGATACTC
The Erythrobacter sp. THAF29 DNA segment above includes these coding regions:
- a CDS encoding alpha-amylase family glycosyl hydrolase — its product is MMRVHKLLFAGGAALVLASCDTAPTATSYEPEPYVKFENAEWTRDAVIYQMNTRQFTPEGTFAAAQEHLPRLAEMGVDIVWLMPIHPIGEEKRKGTLGSPYSVKDYRAVNPDLGTEEEFRAFVNRAHELGLKVILDWVANHSAWDNPLVAEHPEWYTRNPEREMMPPEGTDWSDVADFDYSQPGLREYMTESLAYWVREFDIDGYRADVAGYVPLDFWETARKQLDAIKPVFMLAEWETRDLHAKAFDATYGWEWKENLQRVAKGEGNANAIRGYYAGQKETWPHAAYRMNYTDNHDQNSWDGVASEIYGPAYEAAIALSFVGPGIPLIYNGQEADLAKQLEFFEKDEIEWKTGRYDSLFRQLIALKTKEPALWNGRYGAQLVDVPNSAPGDVLSFVRGDTGDRVFAVFNLSPRAHDVTFELARHEGTFINALDGTEAIFGPDKGDAYGVSLEPWDYRIFREAD
- a CDS encoding glycoside hydrolase family 97 protein, with product MKQKLGLIISVALLSGIATPLHAETLDVSSPDGSITVTVSDDGGHATYAVAYGGTQAMEPARLGLLFADHHGFEDDLAIAGSTRAAVDQSWEQPWGERRIVRDNHNELAVTFATEEGPDREMVVRFRVFDSGIGFRYELPEQDALQGDVRITDELTQFNIGSEADAWWTPSRQFNRYEYIYRTGAAGTVADAHTPVTFRQPTGLHISIHEAALVDYSGMSLLALRPGNFEAALRPGSDGIKVHTKAPFKSPWRTIQVAPDAVGLINSDIILNLNEPNKLGDVSWVEPGKYVGIWWAMHIRDRTWGNDGIHGANNEDTRRYIDFAAEHGFKGVLVEGWNTGWDGDWFNNGELFSFTEHYPDFDLEQLAAYARSKGVRIIGHHETSGNVSNYEAQMEDAFDLYQRNGITQVKTGYVADAGDIVRHDANGVKQYEWHDSQFMVGHHLRVVEAAAKRGISINAHEPVKDTGLRRTYPNWMTREGARGMEFNAWGTPPNPPEHISILAFTRMLSGPMDFTPGIFDLKPNEKPPVREDMQRGDPSNRPQTTLAKQLALYVVLYSPLQMAADLPENYEARMDAFQFIKDVEADWEDSIALQGEVGEFVAIARQGRKSKEWFLGAVTDETPRDLSIPLTFLEDGVTYTAQVYRDGTDAHWDTNPYSYLIEEMEVTSASVLEAGLASSGGITVRFVPKG
- a CDS encoding NAD(P)/FAD-dependent oxidoreductase, yielding MDETECIVIGAGVVGLACAAALARAGREVIVLEAESHIGTHTSSRNSEVIHAGIYYAPGSLKAKLCVRGKKQLYAFAEERGIPHKRLGKLIVATNAGQLGQLQAIKENAIASGVRDLRSLSKADVRKLEPAVECTAALRSPSTGIIDSHALMLALQGDLEAHGGMVVCNTPVAGGHVSDEEFVVETGGENATRIRSRMLVNSAGLWAPSIAHSFDGIPGTAIPPENYAIGHYYHFTGKAPCERLVYPIPEPGGLGIHLTLDLAGQARFGPDVVWIKDVDYTFDESRLPVFTRAISRFLPDIDASQLSPDYTGIRPKISGPGDPSSDFRIDGPKAHGVPGLVNLFGIESPGLTASLAIGDYVNALLD
- a CDS encoding GNAT family N-acetyltransferase is translated as MATTIPLSSIPKESWDKIPASPRTPMRQYIWAKSYQETLAQGDVRAFLVGSASDPVALAPFAVPSSGPKRPVLLGAEDLWESIEVAAGDERALMELAQRIANCGTPLRFGHHPTDTRFLELLAEACRGKAHIVTVMQPTRAMPRIELDSSWAEPESHFNSRRRSDFRRMGRKAAKIGEVTFEIVEPRRDELRILLDEAFAVEAKGWKGRSGTAISQDEKTEAFYRDYARRAAHEGILRLCFMRIDGKAAAMQFAVECDRAFWLIKVGYDEAFKGVSPGNLLMRETIRYAALKGLKSYEFMGKEAGWTKLWAGDARPIATLRTYPYNLAGLSAFAGDGLAVLQKKLAERMKRRGADA
- a CDS encoding proline dehydrogenase, yielding MRKLLAPLAMPIVKQATRKYVAGDKLDDALGLAEDAAQAGFTGTLCYWNSSEEGPPQVADEYLRILDHSAERSLDVALAMKLPELWERQEEVDRVVKRARKNCQQVVFDAHDPHKSDDIIASLEKTGPEGMGWAIPGRWHRSLEDAERAIEFGVRVRVVKGQWADPHDPDMDLRGGYLRVIERLAGRAAFVGVATHDAPLAAKAMQILADAGTPFEQEFVFPLPIEPAMKEGRRFGANARLYLPYGSAWLPYSLSRAVKNPIMLYWLARDTITGRTFKVPQRVPA
- a CDS encoding glycoside hydrolase family 16 protein translates to MRYGVASLAYPALAIFAMLGLFSCDGAARPAKSSSSTTLDLTQFEPSFREDFDGLDVSEWGCLTRWIAHTPWGGDFGSARFAAPKEGFPFTTEDGILRIEAKRGEDGRWTSGMLSAWDACNSGFAQKFGYFETRAKLPKAPGFWPSFWLIGVDNRRGSPEIDVFEFRTHEPGQFSLGVIRHPSKTDSSKINATTKASVEPGMLSESFNTYGVEIAEDRTVFYLNREEIWRTETREEFHQPFYPLISFPADTSEMTDATPGSVVMEVDYVHAYKRKPLRW
- a CDS encoding aspartyl/asparaginyl beta-hydroxylase domain-containing protein codes for the protein MDGINGFKRIFLFLVVQAVLLVACGAYLALVALSQAGEASLALSGSAALLLTALILFGLRFAWSIGASGVELFWGTSVKLHVERLMQPALTLGGLVLVAAAILLVVAGDASIARLIEAALIAGAILAPLGISALLIISAARRLIAYRKGHQLMEANLAGHHGLDRVAASIASESGSGDTSVRPDPQGFTFAGLTSKPWHDTADFPWVAAFEDAVDTIQAEFEEVMERNSSAITTYKYAGLEGNFWQSFQFATRHREIPENIALAPQTAALIKTIPHYPAFRDAMFSVLGGGGVIKPHRDVSNVFLTMHLPLIVPGNGFMEVAGIKREWKRGEAMIFDSSYHHQAQNNSGDPRVVLLVDFLHPDLTVDEAAWVTASKL
- a CDS encoding glycosyltransferase family 4 protein, with amino-acid sequence MNPRRIVILNDRSAALGGATSLALLSARLLSEAGHEVVYVTGDDGTQAELPSSVELIALGGRPLLELPALARTAKGLWNRDAHALVCKVIREFAGPETVFHLHGWAQVLSPSVMGALARVEDSLVIHAHDFFHACPNGTYFDFVDGEVCTRKPMSAGCFAANCDKRSYAQKLFRTARMAVKKTALDLGSTRALIAMIHPYMADHLARAGISRDRMRVVRNPVRPFVRDRVQAEKNREVFFIGRIEHEKGADLAISVAIEAGRPIRVIGEGSDRERLAAQYPQVQWEGWKSHEQIAQLISKARGLVMPSRLPEPFGLVALEALQSGVPLVAFADSFIGREAAERGCAFLAADRKPGSLADAIGTLDDDEAVARASRRAFEDTSDLSTIHESWLERLLELYREVLSADRAPSSDSPASTIPLSRTKEAISQ